A single region of the Fibrobacterota bacterium genome encodes:
- a CDS encoding choice-of-anchor N protein has translation MRTISAFITAIALASGAARALPVLQRADMVYGAPPLEADQSFDPGDLAAHNIYPTYFYEYAFAFDPAQTVAAYNAADGTTAPGTLFAQTFHLDVSGMTGGAGLHFDLYDEVARGGDLDVGQFAPYSHDAEFVPPSVPEPGTLGLMGLALCAIPLLARRRKA, from the coding sequence ATGCGAACGATATCAGCCTTTATTACCGCAATCGCCCTGGCCTCGGGGGCTGCCCGGGCATTGCCCGTTCTGCAGCGGGCGGATATGGTCTATGGCGCTCCGCCGCTCGAGGCCGATCAGTCCTTCGATCCGGGCGATCTCGCGGCGCACAACATTTATCCCACCTACTTCTACGAATACGCCTTCGCCTTCGATCCGGCCCAGACCGTAGCCGCCTACAACGCCGCGGACGGCACGACGGCCCCGGGCACCCTGTTCGCCCAGACCTTCCATCTGGATGTATCCGGCATGACGGGCGGCGCCGGCCTGCACTTCGACCTCTATGACGAAGTCGCTCGCGGCGGGGATCTGGACGTCGGCCAATTCGCCCCCTATTCCCACGACGCGGAATTCGTCCCGCCCTCCGTTCCCGAACCTGGCACCTTGGGCCTGATGGGCCTCGCCCTCTGCG